In Quercus robur chromosome 10, dhQueRobu3.1, whole genome shotgun sequence, a genomic segment contains:
- the LOC126703987 gene encoding uncharacterized protein LOC126703987: MKFNGSSTANSGGVGVVLYHEGEETVALSFELEFLCSNNTTKYEAYLMGLATALEMGIKHLKVIDDSNLVVYQAKGSFSLKEPSLAPYRMLAQKMEEKFSTFEIEHAQMSENQ; encoded by the coding sequence ATGAAGTTTAATGGCTCTTCTACAGCAAACTCGGGAGGCGTAGGAGTGGTCCTTTATCATGAAGGAGAAGAGACCGTGGCACTCTCATTCGAGTTGGAGTTTCTATGTTCAAACAATACCACAAAATACGAGGCCTATCTCATGGGGTTGGCAACAGCCCTCGAAATGGGGATCAAACATTTGAAGGTGATAGATGACTCCAATCTAGTGGTCTACCAAGCTAAGGGGAGTTTCTCTTTAAAGGAACCAAGTTTGGCTCCGTACAGGATGCTGGCtcagaaaatggaagaaaagtTTTCCACATTTGAGATAGAGCATGCTCAGATGAGCGAAAATCAATAA
- the LOC126703988 gene encoding uncharacterized protein LOC126703988, with product MGKDTDLVQTKSKACHLAVDREESYAMFTNEDWRSLFVQYLTKGVLPQKHSERYKLRKLATRYFLHKGILFKNGYDGDPLQCLGPEEAGEMLKEVHTGECGEHLGKNKLYWCMLQMGYYWPTMKGDAAELVKKFHNYQVQANLIHTHPQSIHSMVTSWPFHN from the coding sequence ATGGGCAAGGACACGGACCTAGTCCAAACCAAGAGTAAGGCCTGCCATTTGGCCGTGGATAGGGAAGAAAGTTATGCCATGTTCACCAATGAAGATTGGAGAAGCCTATTCGTGCAATACCTAACAAAAGGCGTCTTGCCACAGAAGCATAGTGAAAGATATAAACTCAGGAAGCTAGCTACCCGCTACTTCCTACATAAGGGAATTCTTTTCAAAAATGGATACGATGGGGACCCATTACAATGTTTAGGTCCCGAAGAGGCCGGAGAAATGTTAAAGGAAGTACATACAGGGGAATGTGGAGAGCACCTAGGAAAGAATAAGCTATATTGGTGCATGCTGCAGATGGGTTATTACTGGCCCACTATGAAAGGGGATGCGGCAGAATTAgtgaaaaaatttcacaactacCAAGTGCAAGCTAATTTGATTCACACCCACCCGCAAAGCATACATAGCATGGTCACCTCATGGCCCTTTCACAATTAG
- the LOC126703989 gene encoding uncharacterized protein LOC126703989 — translation MKRECLTYLKTIGKSKALVATLSDTEPEDDSDNDDEGILNAFTIIVDPTDGGSETVDDEEDLTEQGPASSEATRIETVTPPASSVPSTSTSSSLVNTCVCRIARRQACLGGFLASPSLSLEPSEDEDDDGDSDDDDDDEDEDSSFSDNEMAA, via the exons atgaaacgAGAGTGCCTTacgtatctcaagaccattgggaaaagcaaggcacttGTTGCTACTTTAAGcgacactgagcctgaggatgattcggACAATGATGACGagggaatcttgaatgccttcactatTATAGTTGATCCTACTGATGGGGGTTCAGAAACAGTAGATGatgaagaggacttg ACGGAGCAAGGCCCAGCTTCGTCTGAAGCGACACGAATTGAGACAGTAACTCCTCCGGCTTCTTCTGTTCCATCTACATCCACTTCTTCTTCATTG gtgaacacctgTGTCTGCCGTATTGCCCGACGACAGGCTTGCCTTGGTGGCTTCTTGGcatctccctctctttctttaGAGCCTTCTGAGGACGAGGATGATGATGGTGActccgatgatgatgatgatgatgaggacgAGGATAGCTCTTTCAGTGACAACGAGATGGCTGCTTGA